The following coding sequences lie in one Candidatus Phytoplasma solani genomic window:
- a CDS encoding TIGR00282 family metallophosphoesterase yields MKIMFIGDIYGKPGVDYFAEKVDFLKETYQPNFIIANAENADNGKGLSYKIYKKLQKLGVDLITMGNHIWKNKQIKDFIDDSNVIRPINDLRQIGQGYKIVECSNKKILVMNALGRVFIDPNLHCPFKTIDHVLEENKSKYDFSFLDFHAEATSEKIALTHYFDGRINAIVGTHTHVQTNDNRLFPHKTLYITDAGMTGAKNGVIGKEKGPIIDSFLGKKDFFARPNATGKRQLNGVLVTLQPEQIIQKINLSEE; encoded by the coding sequence ATGAAAATAATGTTTATTGGAGATATTTACGGCAAACCAGGAGTTGATTATTTTGCCGAAAAAGTTGATTTTTTAAAAGAAACTTACCAACCTAATTTTATCATTGCTAACGCCGAAAATGCTGATAACGGAAAGGGGTTAAGTTATAAAATTTATAAAAAATTACAAAAATTAGGTGTTGATTTAATCACCATGGGAAACCATATTTGGAAAAATAAACAAATTAAAGATTTTATCGATGATTCTAATGTAATCCGTCCCATCAATGATCTTCGACAAATAGGACAAGGTTATAAAATTGTTGAGTGTAGTAATAAAAAAATTTTAGTAATGAACGCTTTGGGACGTGTTTTTATTGACCCTAACCTTCATTGCCCTTTTAAGACTATCGATCATGTATTAGAAGAAAACAAATCCAAATATGATTTTTCTTTTTTAGATTTTCATGCTGAAGCAACTAGTGAAAAAATAGCTTTGACTCATTATTTTGATGGTCGTATTAACGCTATTGTAGGCACTCACACTCACGTTCAAACCAACGACAACCGTCTTTTTCCTCATAAAACACTTTATATTACTGATGCTGGGATGACAGGAGCGAAAAATGGTGTAATAGGTAAAGAAAAAGGACCTATTATTGATTCTTTTTTAGGAAAAAAAGATTTTTTTGCAAGACCGAATGCCACAGGCAAAAGACAATTAAATGGTGTTCTTGTAACTTTACAACCAGAACAAATTATTCAAAAAATTAACTTATCAGAAGAATAA
- the efp gene encoding elongation factor P produces the protein MINTNDFKTGQTIKFNNQIFQILEFLHVKPGKGAAFVRTKLKNLRTGSVIDHTFNAGIKLEPALINKVKMQFIYSSEEQYIFMNTQNYEQLEINKNQLKKYLSYFYEGLLVEVIFYDNDEILGISLPDKISLKVTYTEPGAKGDTKTNSLKDATLETGLVIKVPLFIVTGEKIIINTETGLYLSRDNNK, from the coding sequence ATGATTAATACTAACGATTTTAAAACAGGCCAAACCATTAAATTCAATAATCAAATTTTTCAAATTTTAGAGTTTTTGCATGTCAAACCTGGCAAAGGGGCTGCCTTTGTTAGAACTAAGTTAAAGAATTTAAGAACCGGAAGCGTCATTGACCACACTTTTAATGCCGGCATCAAATTAGAGCCTGCCTTAATTAACAAAGTCAAAATGCAATTTATTTATTCTTCCGAAGAACAATATATTTTCATGAATACCCAAAATTATGAACAGTTAGAAATCAACAAAAATCAATTAAAAAAATATCTTTCATATTTTTATGAAGGTTTGTTAGTTGAAGTTATCTTTTATGATAATGATGAAATTTTAGGTATTAGTTTGCCTGATAAAATTTCTTTAAAAGTGACTTACACAGAACCTGGAGCCAAAGGGGACACCAAAACTAATTCCCTAAAAGATGCTACTTTAGAAACAGGTTTAGTTATTAAAGTTCCGCTTTTTATTGTTACAGGCGAAAAAATTATCATAAATACTGAAACAGGGCTTTATTTATCAAGAGATAATAATAAGTAA
- the miaA gene encoding tRNA (adenosine(37)-N6)-dimethylallyltransferase MiaA, whose amino-acid sequence MKKVIAITGPTASGKTDLSIKIAKKFNLEIINCDSTQFYQYYNIGTAKITPEETQGIKHHLLDFLLPEQHYSIYHFQKDARQKINTIPSPLFVGGSGLYLKSALFNYELTPKFFVKKTFTEQELQKMLAVIQEKDPQLVLDIKNRPRIINSYYNAISGHLSSQKTQKNSPLYPLLIFYLDIDRQVLKKRIILRLENMLNQGLIEEVKIIFANFDQANFNIIGYREIKLFLEKKINLDEAKNLIIQKTMQYAKRQKTWFKNQLKPIIIDALSPSLEIEVSQIVSNFLKNKE is encoded by the coding sequence GTGAAAAAAGTAATTGCTATCACTGGTCCAACCGCTTCAGGAAAAACCGACCTCTCTATTAAAATAGCCAAAAAATTTAATTTAGAAATCATTAATTGCGATTCAACCCAATTTTATCAATATTATAACATTGGAACTGCTAAAATTACTCCAGAAGAAACTCAAGGAATTAAACATCATCTTTTAGATTTTCTTTTACCAGAACAACATTATAGTATTTATCATTTTCAAAAAGATGCACGGCAAAAAATTAATACCATACCTTCGCCTTTGTTTGTTGGAGGTAGTGGGTTATATCTTAAATCCGCTCTTTTTAACTATGAATTAACCCCCAAATTTTTTGTAAAAAAAACTTTTACAGAACAAGAATTACAAAAGATGCTTGCTGTGATCCAAGAAAAAGATCCTCAATTAGTTTTAGATATAAAAAATCGTCCTCGCATTATCAATTCTTATTATAATGCTATTTCAGGGCATCTCAGTTCTCAAAAAACTCAAAAAAACTCTCCTTTGTATCCTCTTTTAATTTTTTATCTTGACATCGATCGACAAGTGTTAAAAAAAAGGATTATTTTAAGACTAGAAAATATGTTAAATCAAGGCTTGATCGAAGAAGTAAAAATTATTTTTGCTAACTTTGATCAAGCTAATTTTAATATTATTGGATATCGTGAAATTAAACTTTTTTTAGAAAAAAAGATTAATCTAGATGAGGCTAAAAACTTAATTATCCAAAAAACGATGCAATATGCTAAAAGGCAAAAAACATGGTTTAAAAACCAACTTAAACCAATTATAATAGATGCTTTATCTCCTTCTTTAGAAATAGAAGTGTCTCAGATAGTCAGTAATTTTTTAAAAAATAAGGAGTAA